GGAAAGATGGAGCGAAACCATTCAAATTTTTTGGTATCTATATGGAAGAACCATCATGTTTTCAAGTTATAGAGGAATCTTGGGACATAAACCCAGGAGGCTCAACAGCTTTTCAAGTCATGTCTAAACTCAAAAAtgtgaaacaaaaaataaaaatctggaATAGAGAATGTTTTGGAAACATCCAACAAAACATCAAAAAGCTCAACCAAAATCTTACCCATGCAAAAAACAACCTCAATCTACAAGACAATAACCCAAGAGTAGTGAATATCCAACAAGACCTGGAAAAGTGGTACAACTATGAAGAAAGCTTTTGGAAAACCAAAGCCACGGACAATAACCTACATCTAGGAGACCAAAATACTGGTTATTTCTATTCAACGGCTACTTTTCGGGCAAGAAAACTTAGAATTGAGACAATCAAGAAGAATGATGGAACTTGGTGCAATGATAGACAAGGCTTAGAGGATACTTTCCACAAACATTTTGCCTCCATGGATTCAACCTCTAATCCAATCATTAGTGAGCAAATTATCCAACTAATCCCAAAATGCCTAAATGATCTAGACAATGCTAAACTGATGGCTCCCCGCTCAGAACTTGAAATTAAACTCATTGTTTTTGATATGCACCCAAATAAATCCCCCGGCCCGGACGGATTCCCGGCTATTTCCTTCCAGAAGAACTGGTTCCTGCTGAAAGATGAAGTTGTCAAAATGGTTCAGGATTTTTTCACCACAAAACACATCCTCAAGGAATTCAACTCCACTTTTATCACCCTCTTCCCCAAGATAGAATCTCCTACAACCCCTAAGGACTTTCGACCAATTTCTCTTTGCAACACTATCTacaaaattatctcaaaacttCTGGCAGGAAGGATCAAGCCTTTCCTTGATAAGCTTATCTCCCCATACCAATCGTCTTTTGTCCCAGGTCGACAAATCTCGGACAACATCATCATAGCCCATGAAATAATACAAACAGTGAGagcagagaggaaaaaaaaaaagaaaggataCATGGGCCTTAAAATAGACATGTCAAAAGCTTTCGATAGGGTTGAATGGGACTTCCGAATCAGAATTATGGAGCAAATGGGCTTCTGCAAAAACTGAATCGACCTCATCCTTCAATGTATAGGTACCACCACCAGTGCGGTTCTTGTTAATGGGTCTCCCACGGGTTTCTTTAAACCTACTCGTGGGCTTAGACAAGGAGACCCACTCTCTCCCTACCTTTTCATTATTTGTATGGAAGCCCTTTCAAGGGTGTTGCAAGAAGCGGAAAACCAAAAACTAATTAGTGGAGTAAAATTCGGCCCGTTTGCTCCCGCCATCTCCCACCTTCTTTTCACGGATGATTGTCTCATTTTCGCTAAAATAGGGAAGAAAGAGTGCAAAAACCTTGTCCATATCCTAGATGTTTTTAGCATGGGGTCTGGCCAACAGATCAACTACGATAAATCTGGTGCTTTCTTCAGTAACTCTGTCTCCAATGGAGAAATTAGAGAAATCCTATATATCCTCAAAGTAATAAGAATAAAACTGGATGAAAAGTATTTAGAGATTTCGCTCTTTACCCATCAATCCAAGATTAAATGCTTCATACCAATCCTAGAAAAATTAAAGGCTCGTCTCAAAGGATGGAGTAGCAAACTCTTATCCCCTGCGGGCAGGAGATTTTGTATCAGGCATGTGGCCGATACCATGGCGACATACCACATGTCTTGTTTTGTAATACCAAAGGAGATAACCAAGAAAATGGATACCTTAAACAGAACTTTCTGGTGGGGCCACTCATCAGACAGCAATAGGGGTTGGTGCCCCAAAGCTTGGGACTCTATTTGCACCCCCATTGAAAATGGGGGATTAGGGCTCAAACAATCCGAACAATTCAACTTAGCCATGATCACCAAAACTGTCTGGAGGATGATACACAACCCAGATTCCTTTACCACGAAAGTGctcaaagaaaaatattttaggaACGGTACccctctacagctgaccaaacgGAAACAAAATAGCTCTTGGTTTTGGAAAGGCTTATGGAAGGGCATTCATCTCATTAAAGAAGAAGTTGTCTGGAAAATTGGAGATGGAAAGAATATTCACCTTTGGATTGATAATTGGATCTCCCTCACTGAAATCAAACCAACTATAACAAACACCTGACCAAGATGAGTGATATCCTATCCATAGATACCAAAAATTGGGATGAAAATTTCCTAAATCAAGTCCTACCCAAAAATGTCGTGCAGAACATTCTTGCAATTGATCTGAGACAACATACTACCACCAAAGACACCATATTCTGGCCGCACTCTAGTAAAGGAACACTGACGGTAAAATCAGTGTATGCGCATCTGATAAGAGACAAAGCCATTCAAAACGGCCATCCACCTCTCCCTCCACCAAACCCAATATGGAAGAGAATTTGGTCTCTTGATGTCCTCCCTCGTATCCGTGTTTTTGTCTGGAAATGCTATAGTGGCATTCTCCCAGTCAGTAGTAAAATAGGAAGATGGGTCACCACAGTAGACAAAACCTGTATAATGTGTGGCTTCCCTTCCGAAACTGATGCACATACCCTTTTTAGATGCCCGTTTAGTCACGCTGTCTGGTTTGGAATACATTGTAGAGTAGATACAAATACTGCAAATGTTCAAGAATGGATTGAATCTTGGATTACAAACACTCAACCCAGTCTATTCTCAGGAGTTCAATGGAATCAGTTGTATGCTCTTACATCCTGGTATATCTGGAAAGCTAGGTGCTTAAAAtgctttcaacaacaacaacaaacacctgCGGTTACTATTCACCAGATAGAAAACCATTTTCAGTTACGGAAAACCAACCCTAGTGAGCTATCTTTCAACGGAACCCCAACCTTGGCCCAACTAGATCAAATTCAGATCATGATACAAGTTCCAAAATTAACAATGAAGTGTTTCAGTAGCTGGCATGTCCACCCTCACACGGCTATTGTGATTAATGTTTTGACAGATGAACGCGGAAAAACCAAAGGAAGATGGGCATGCCTCTGCGCAGTGAGCTCAC
This DNA window, taken from Papaver somniferum cultivar HN1 chromosome 3, ASM357369v1, whole genome shotgun sequence, encodes the following:
- the LOC113360523 gene encoding uncharacterized protein LOC113360523; the encoded protein is MSDILSIDTKNWDENFLNQVLPKNVVQNILAIDLRQHTTTKDTIFWPHSSKGTLTVKSVYAHLIRDKAIQNGHPPLPPPNPIWKRIWSLDVLPRIRVFVWKCYSGILPVSSKIGRWVTTVDKTCIMCGFPSETDAHTLFRCPFSHAVWFGIHCRVDTNTANVQEWIESWITNTQPSLFSGVQWNQLYALTSWYIWKARCLKCFQQQQQTPAVTIHQIENHFQLRKTNPSELSFNGTPTLAQLDQIQIMIQVPKLTMKCFSSWHVHPHTAIVINVLTDERGKTKGRWACLCAVSSLQQSAAVGVIEAMKWHQHHNLRICNIEMDDSKLMKILKTKWSLPQQATHVALFEHNVELFSYFRKLNCNSLRQDWKTTIQSMAKDYAPSTGDGGAYFSMFDCNMYVPNNASHSFLGS